A region of Maribacter algicola DNA encodes the following proteins:
- a CDS encoding FecR family protein: MDKLENKILLKKWLNSSITSEELKVLKTSDDFSDYEYIIDNAHKFKAPAFEIDDSYITIKNKIKSEKRKRQFVYRSIIAVAASVVVIFGLYFSFFRTHVTTITANLNGFSVTLPDESSVVLTQGSSIVYNKRTWKQQRDVTLNGEGFFKVEKGSSFVVHAKEAIITVLGTQFNVKEDNGLVVTCYEGKVSIMANNKNTILEAGKELNTAMGDAPLDVFISEPTWISNSLLFKSIPLNKVIENIEKQYGITLELSSAIDLSQNFTGKISSDNLEEALKALTVPLNLQFEITGDIVLIKE, from the coding sequence ATGGACAAACTTGAAAATAAAATATTGTTAAAAAAGTGGCTGAATAGCTCAATTACCAGCGAAGAATTGAAGGTCTTAAAAACTTCGGATGATTTTTCTGATTATGAATATATTATAGATAACGCCCATAAATTTAAAGCGCCCGCTTTTGAAATAGATGATTCCTACATCACTATTAAAAATAAAATAAAGAGCGAAAAAAGAAAACGCCAATTTGTATACCGTTCCATTATAGCCGTCGCTGCCAGCGTGGTGGTCATTTTTGGCCTTTATTTCAGTTTTTTTAGAACGCATGTAACTACAATAACGGCAAACCTTAATGGTTTTTCTGTTACCCTACCTGATGAGAGTAGTGTTGTATTGACCCAGGGCAGCAGTATTGTTTATAATAAACGGACCTGGAAACAACAGCGGGACGTTACACTGAACGGAGAGGGATTTTTCAAGGTTGAGAAAGGTTCGTCCTTCGTTGTGCATGCAAAAGAGGCGATCATAACGGTGCTAGGTACCCAATTCAATGTAAAGGAAGACAACGGCTTAGTTGTAACATGTTATGAAGGCAAGGTTAGTATTATGGCAAATAACAAGAATACAATCTTAGAGGCTGGAAAAGAGTTAAATACAGCAATGGGAGATGCGCCTCTGGATGTTTTCATTTCGGAGCCTACTTGGATTTCTAACAGCCTTTTATTTAAAAGCATTCCTTTGAACAAAGTAATCGAGAACATCGAAAAACAGTATGGTATAACCTTAGAACTATCAAGTGCCATAGACCTAAGCCAAAATTTTACGGGAAAAATCAGCAGTGATAATTTAGAAGAAGCATTAAAGGCATTGACCGTTCCACTAAATTTACAATTCGAAATTACAGGAGACATCGTGTTAATAAAAGAATAG
- a CDS encoding RNA polymerase sigma factor yields the protein MPKKLFNNVCEEQIFSLIYKRFSKELYDTLYYRYGNQINTKDKVQDAFVKLWENCKNIEFENAKGFLFVTAKNLGLNEIKHNKVVLNFANTAPTQQEEEPEFIKEADPKLLRYKEALEKLTESQRVAFMLSKIEGKKHSDIAEILGISQKTVEKRIYAALKKIKEAIKK from the coding sequence ATGCCTAAAAAGTTATTCAATAATGTGTGTGAGGAACAAATTTTTTCCCTAATCTATAAAAGATTTTCAAAAGAATTGTACGATACTTTATACTACAGATATGGAAATCAAATAAATACAAAGGACAAAGTTCAGGATGCTTTTGTTAAATTATGGGAAAATTGTAAAAACATCGAATTTGAAAATGCAAAAGGGTTTTTATTTGTAACTGCAAAAAATTTAGGTCTAAATGAAATAAAGCACAACAAAGTAGTTTTAAACTTTGCCAATACTGCACCTACACAACAGGAAGAGGAGCCAGAGTTCATAAAAGAGGCAGATCCAAAGTTATTAAGATATAAGGAAGCACTGGAAAAACTAACGGAGTCACAAAGGGTAGCCTTTATGTTGAGTAAAATAGAAGGCAAGAAGCACAGCGATATAGCTGAAATTCTAGGGATTAGTCAAAAAACGGTTGAAAAAAGAATCTATGCGGCCCTCAAAAAAATCAAGGAGGCTATAAAAAAGTAG
- a CDS encoding fasciclin domain-containing protein — translation MKKVLHFKTFMILLTTLFMVISCEKEDGIETSKEDGLTIVETAQGQDALTSLVSALITADVNEGTDLVGTLSSEGPFTVFAPTNDAFAALLGQLDGFDSLEDFDTDEERAILAKILTYHVVAGTAAASTDLSDGMMVTTVQGEDLTISLEGGVFIDDATDMNAQVIIPDVAASNGIVHVIDKVLLPQEIIDALNAGEMENETGTLVDIVVATEALSILEAAVIKADLAATLSSDGPFTVFAPTDDAFVALLDILGDEYNSLDDFDTMEEMALLKDILLYHVIAAEVKSTDLAPGQVPTALPDNSIEVIASGDTFVIGDASGTDANITGVDIMASNGVAHTINKVLLPQSAIDFVTQLQLKSIVEIAVETEDLSLLVGALTQANAGLVETLNGDGPFTVFAPTNEAFVALLDTLGEDYNSLADFDTDAEKDLLVTILTYHVVAGTAAFSSGLSDGQEIETFQGENVTINIKDGTVHVADATGENATVTMPDVEASNGVVHIINKVLLPQAALDALEPPMPNIVEAAQATESLSSLVAALIQADAGLVETLSGEGPFTVFAPTNAAFVDLLNNLGPNYNSLEDFDTDQEKALLAQLLTYHVVAGAAVASTDLTDHQEIVTVQGESLFAILGHGVQIRDKTHVDANVTIADVMTSNGIVHIIDKVLLPQEIIDALH, via the coding sequence ATGAAAAAAGTATTACATTTTAAAACATTTATGATACTGTTGACTACCCTATTTATGGTCATTTCTTGCGAAAAGGAAGATGGTATCGAGACTTCAAAGGAAGATGGCCTGACCATTGTGGAGACTGCCCAAGGCCAAGACGCCCTAACATCCCTCGTTAGTGCACTGATCACCGCAGATGTTAATGAGGGAACCGATTTGGTAGGAACTTTGAGTTCTGAAGGTCCCTTTACTGTATTTGCCCCTACAAACGATGCCTTCGCAGCGCTGTTAGGGCAATTGGACGGTTTTGATTCCTTGGAAGATTTTGATACAGATGAAGAAAGGGCCATTCTTGCCAAAATTCTAACCTATCATGTGGTGGCAGGTACGGCAGCAGCATCCACGGACTTGTCGGATGGTATGATGGTTACCACCGTTCAGGGAGAGGACCTGACCATTAGTCTGGAAGGTGGCGTTTTCATTGATGATGCAACTGATATGAATGCCCAAGTAATTATTCCGGACGTAGCAGCTAGCAATGGTATCGTACACGTAATAGATAAAGTGTTGCTTCCACAAGAAATAATCGACGCTCTAAATGCGGGCGAAATGGAAAATGAAACGGGTACCTTGGTAGATATCGTAGTAGCTACGGAAGCCCTGTCCATCCTAGAGGCTGCGGTAATCAAGGCAGATTTGGCCGCTACCTTAAGTTCTGATGGCCCCTTTACCGTTTTTGCACCAACGGATGATGCTTTTGTAGCCCTTTTGGACATTCTTGGGGACGAGTACAATAGTCTGGATGACTTTGACACCATGGAAGAAATGGCCCTCTTAAAGGACATCTTGTTATACCATGTAATAGCGGCAGAGGTCAAGTCGACCGATTTAGCACCTGGTCAAGTACCAACTGCCCTACCGGATAACAGCATCGAAGTAATCGCTTCAGGGGATACGTTTGTAATTGGAGACGCTTCTGGAACGGACGCCAATATTACTGGGGTCGATATAATGGCCTCCAACGGCGTTGCTCATACGATCAATAAGGTTTTATTGCCTCAAAGTGCCATTGATTTTGTAACCCAACTGCAATTAAAGTCTATTGTGGAAATCGCCGTAGAGACTGAGGATTTAAGCTTATTGGTAGGTGCCTTGACCCAAGCGAATGCCGGATTGGTGGAAACGTTGAACGGTGATGGCCCTTTTACCGTTTTTGCTCCAACCAACGAAGCCTTCGTGGCGTTGTTGGATACATTGGGTGAGGATTATAATAGCTTAGCCGATTTTGATACCGATGCCGAAAAGGATTTATTGGTAACCATTCTTACCTATCATGTCGTTGCCGGTACTGCCGCTTTTTCTTCCGGACTTAGCGATGGACAGGAAATTGAGACCTTTCAAGGCGAAAACGTGACCATTAATATAAAGGATGGAACCGTACATGTAGCCGATGCAACTGGGGAAAACGCGACCGTAACAATGCCCGATGTCGAGGCCAGCAATGGAGTTGTACACATTATAAACAAAGTATTGTTACCGCAGGCAGCTTTGGACGCTTTGGAACCTCCCATGCCTAACATTGTTGAAGCTGCACAAGCTACCGAAAGCTTAAGTTCATTGGTAGCAGCATTGATACAAGCGGATGCCGGTTTGGTAGAAACTTTGAGTGGAGAGGGCCCCTTTACAGTTTTCGCACCCACAAATGCAGCTTTTGTGGATTTGCTGAACAATTTAGGTCCTAATTATAATAGTCTGGAAGATTTTGATACGGACCAGGAGAAGGCACTATTGGCCCAATTACTTACCTATCATGTGGTTGCAGGTGCCGCAGTGGCCTCCACAGACCTAACTGACCATCAGGAAATTGTAACCGTACAGGGAGAATCACTATTTGCAATCCTTGGGCATGGTGTACAAATAAGGGATAAAACACATGTGGATGCCAACGTTACCATAGCGGACGTTATGACCAGCAACGGTATTGTACACATCATTGATAAAGTGCTTTTGCCACAGGAAATCATAGATGCCCTACACTAA
- a CDS encoding S9 family peptidase: MQQISFWQTLVVLGLLMAMHAKVTAQEGELTLDDLFAKPKLTGTTPSRPVWAPNSKHFAFSWSEPGNPERGLWVSTSDGKEVRLRSNTASASVRDIVWSGANTIVSLRGNDLWQTSLSQGDDLKLMPVESGAHDLSISPSGNQAAYIRNGDLWLADFSSKQNRQLTEIGIASLSSLGKGRYSRPEREIGPGIWSGPTYKWSPNGKIIAIHVVDRREMRKVPFPDFLATETNPNEVRRSYPGDPNELRRVGLLDVESGTIMYLNLPDPNANQVIDFNWSPDGALLVDTASDTAVERKLFVVAPRESQLREIWRGVRESRMYTSFGSTWDSDGKSVVFLSDMGDRYGLYTIDASPSRDSPQLLTDPSYDVLSAPIIAGGALFYEGNGVNPYEQHVYRLNLSGGDPKQVTNLSGQNVGYPSPHGRHLAFIHSNDTSPPELYAVSSEGGDATRVTHSPLPAFTKRTWTAAEYVSFPSLVDDYTLHARILKPTNMQPGTKYPVLFGPVYSNTARNRWAGNYSLVQQLLVKKGYIIVQVDSRGSNGYGRAFREEFLLGFADQDIEDYASAVAYMESLDYVDPDRIGIWGSSYGGTLSVYSLLMKPGLFQVGVAAAAAVDPMFFGTDDVAIVRSPQSHPEVFERKALNYAANLKDKLLFIHGMQDHVVPFKTIAVLAEELIKQGKDFDFAFAPGATHGWSREQYYDRYLFGKIIEYFDRHLVLPSK; this comes from the coding sequence ATGCAACAGATTTCTTTTTGGCAAACATTGGTAGTGCTAGGTTTACTGATGGCGATGCACGCAAAAGTCACAGCACAGGAAGGTGAGCTCACGCTGGATGACCTATTTGCAAAACCAAAACTGACGGGAACAACCCCTTCCCGGCCTGTGTGGGCACCGAATAGCAAGCACTTCGCCTTTTCCTGGAGTGAACCTGGAAATCCTGAACGTGGCCTCTGGGTATCCACGAGCGATGGGAAGGAAGTGCGCCTCCGTTCCAATACGGCATCCGCATCCGTACGCGATATTGTCTGGAGCGGCGCGAATACAATCGTCAGCCTTCGAGGTAATGACCTTTGGCAAACATCCCTGAGCCAAGGAGACGACCTCAAGCTTATGCCAGTCGAGTCAGGTGCACATGACCTGTCGATATCACCAAGCGGCAACCAAGCGGCTTATATACGGAACGGTGACCTTTGGCTTGCTGACTTCTCTTCCAAACAGAATCGCCAGCTCACCGAGATCGGCATCGCCAGTCTCTCGAGCTTAGGGAAGGGACGCTACAGTCGACCGGAACGTGAAATAGGTCCAGGCATCTGGAGTGGGCCAACGTACAAGTGGTCGCCCAATGGCAAGATAATCGCAATTCATGTCGTTGACCGACGCGAGATGCGAAAAGTGCCGTTCCCAGATTTCCTCGCTACCGAAACCAATCCTAACGAGGTACGCAGAAGTTATCCGGGCGATCCAAACGAGCTTCGCAGGGTTGGCCTCCTCGATGTAGAGAGTGGTACCATTATGTATTTAAATTTACCAGACCCGAACGCCAACCAGGTCATTGACTTCAACTGGTCACCGGACGGTGCTCTGCTGGTTGATACCGCATCCGACACCGCCGTTGAACGTAAGCTGTTCGTCGTTGCACCCAGAGAAAGCCAACTGCGCGAGATTTGGCGAGGTGTTCGAGAGAGCCGCATGTATACATCGTTTGGGTCTACCTGGGATTCTGATGGAAAGAGTGTCGTTTTCTTAAGCGATATGGGTGATCGCTACGGCCTTTATACAATCGATGCCTCACCGTCTAGGGATAGTCCGCAGCTACTGACAGATCCCTCCTACGATGTGTTATCCGCCCCAATTATTGCTGGTGGTGCGCTGTTTTATGAAGGCAACGGCGTTAATCCGTATGAACAACACGTGTATCGCCTGAATCTGTCCGGTGGTGATCCAAAACAAGTGACAAATCTTTCCGGCCAGAACGTTGGCTACCCCTCACCACATGGCCGGCACTTGGCATTCATACATAGCAACGACACATCGCCGCCCGAACTTTACGCAGTAAGCAGCGAGGGTGGTGACGCTACGCGAGTAACCCACTCGCCATTGCCCGCCTTCACGAAGCGAACCTGGACAGCTGCGGAATACGTTAGTTTCCCTAGTCTTGTAGATGACTACACGCTGCATGCCAGGATTCTGAAACCTACCAACATGCAGCCCGGTACGAAGTATCCAGTGCTGTTTGGGCCCGTGTATTCGAATACAGCAAGGAACCGATGGGCAGGTAACTACAGCCTCGTACAGCAATTGCTGGTCAAGAAGGGATATATTATCGTACAGGTGGATTCACGTGGTAGCAATGGTTATGGCCGGGCATTCCGTGAAGAATTCCTTCTGGGTTTTGCCGACCAAGACATTGAGGATTATGCGAGTGCCGTTGCCTACATGGAGTCTCTGGATTATGTCGATCCCGATCGCATCGGCATCTGGGGCAGCAGTTACGGTGGCACTCTCTCCGTTTATTCGCTGTTGATGAAGCCGGGCTTATTCCAGGTGGGTGTTGCTGCAGCGGCGGCTGTTGACCCAATGTTCTTTGGCACGGACGACGTTGCGATTGTTCGTAGCCCACAGTCACACCCAGAGGTCTTCGAAAGAAAAGCGCTCAACTATGCAGCGAATCTGAAAGATAAACTCCTGTTTATCCACGGCATGCAGGACCATGTGGTGCCCTTCAAGACGATAGCCGTGTTAGCCGAAGAACTAATCAAACAGGGCAAAGACTTCGACTTTGCGTTTGCACCGGGTGCGACGCATGGATGGAGCCGTGAGCAATATTACGATCGCTATCTGTTTGGTAAGATAATCGAATACTTTGACCGACATCTAGTCTTGCCATCTAAGTAG
- a CDS encoding serine hydrolase — translation MRIRLLTFVMALGWSSYALSQLPIKTLEKSIKPLSKMVDTSLQQKLENELIKNKDWAQLIDSKKMAVGIVDLSNPEDIRYARVNGTHMMYAASLPKIAILLASMDAIEKGELKETVEIKKDMRLMISKSDNAASTRMIDRLGYDKIEEVMTDSKYAFYDEETGGGLWVGKRYGGGGDTHREPLKNLSHAASVSQVCRFYYLLAHGKLVNERRSKQMLDIMENPELHHKFVNTLDQIAPNARLFRKSGSWKTYHSDSVLVWGKDPERRYILVALIDDANGEQIIRDLVKPVEKVLKKPVL, via the coding sequence ATGAGAATAAGATTATTGACTTTCGTAATGGCTCTTGGATGGAGTTCCTATGCTCTGTCCCAACTTCCCATAAAAACCTTGGAAAAGAGTATAAAACCGCTTTCTAAAATGGTGGATACCTCGTTGCAGCAAAAGCTTGAAAACGAGCTCATAAAAAACAAGGATTGGGCACAACTCATCGATTCAAAAAAAATGGCGGTTGGTATCGTAGACTTGAGTAATCCTGAAGATATACGATATGCCAGGGTCAATGGTACCCATATGATGTACGCGGCGAGCTTGCCAAAGATTGCCATATTATTGGCTTCAATGGATGCCATTGAAAAAGGGGAATTGAAGGAAACTGTTGAAATTAAAAAGGATATGCGCCTAATGATCAGTAAATCTGATAATGCGGCCTCTACCCGAATGATCGACCGTTTGGGGTATGACAAAATCGAAGAGGTTATGACAGATTCCAAATATGCCTTTTATGATGAGGAGACTGGTGGAGGTCTCTGGGTGGGAAAACGATATGGTGGAGGTGGTGATACGCATCGTGAACCACTAAAAAACCTAAGCCATGCTGCATCGGTATCACAAGTATGCCGGTTCTACTATCTTTTGGCCCATGGTAAATTGGTCAATGAAAGACGTTCAAAACAGATGCTCGACATTATGGAAAATCCTGAACTGCACCATAAGTTTGTCAATACGTTGGATCAGATTGCACCAAATGCCAGACTTTTCAGAAAGTCAGGTTCTTGGAAAACCTACCACTCCGATTCGGTTTTGGTTTGGGGCAAGGACCCTGAAAGGCGTTACATCTTAGTCGCCTTGATTGACGACGCCAATGGGGAGCAGATTATCCGCGATTTAGTCAAACCTGTGGAGAAAGTCTTAAAAAAGCCCGTTCTTTGA
- a CDS encoding Npt1/Npt2 family nucleotide transporter: MVQKLISDFFDIRRGELRISIFMFCYIFIVVAVLLVLKPTVSALFLSELGPEQLPFGYLLVAIGAILSSLWYSQLLSKYRLKTIIRYTLVFSSLVLISAAIFVFLNILKGWMLYLIYTWVAIYGVLAASQFWVLANLVFNVRDAKRLFGFIGSGAIMGGLFGGYLTSLLAPWFGNGIMMLLAAALLLLLLPLLQSIWSFRVTQLNEFKKSKTYPTSSEKPFQLVKNEPHLRNLAMLVGISVLVAKLVDYLFSDYAANAISDPDELSSFFGFWFSTFNLVSLALQLFLTQRIVGVWGVGFSLLLLPLGILVGSVFFLFLPELSAVVAIKAMDGVLKQSINKSAFELLALPLPFDLKNRTKSFIDVVIDSLATGIAGILLVFLIKGFEWQSYQVTWLIIALVVLWAYFIFRVRKTYYKAFRANLRGQTNEEVAPPVVKQISVLKGMRKVFSEGSENQILFMLDKLMEINDKRFAPDVRNLLDHPSIKVKTSAIKNLYFLDSASMPWNINELLSIGNEDLNLAAMDFLLLHSRNDPEAIFSYYLEHKDKNISEAALFSLAKESINNRRMQKRYDLEKRIQKGVDDSDENLSPYLIKTIGVAGLTKFHPLLTQILNGHDVDLQMEAIEAVGLSMESSFVPHLVELLPKKIYRGPVIASLRNYGPGVMPVLVRMVKDQTVSIEACRFIPKVIENFGNQEAVQHLFQLFNDVDLSVRLESVRSLSNLRSSHPEIKFNRFEVASKIYEECKLFHQTLNAMHTQIIISYRNRKSPRHEVEQKEREARTSLLELLERRLDAALERIFRLLGLKYTQEDISLAFERLTSDEEELRSNAIDFLDNLLTGNLKQQLFLIIEEVVRDFSSEETIQRIKPKIPSEKECFELLLKMPDLKMQLAVLYLIGKQVDKRYLPILEDLSRQDNLKIRTFALSAISEINAEN; this comes from the coding sequence ATGGTCCAAAAATTAATTTCGGACTTCTTTGATATTCGCAGGGGAGAATTGCGTATTTCTATTTTTATGTTCTGCTACATTTTTATCGTTGTAGCGGTACTTTTGGTCTTAAAACCTACGGTAAGTGCTCTTTTTCTTTCTGAACTTGGCCCAGAGCAGCTTCCGTTCGGTTACCTTTTGGTGGCAATTGGTGCCATCTTGAGTTCCTTGTGGTATTCCCAATTACTTTCAAAATACAGACTTAAAACTATCATTCGATACACACTCGTTTTTTCAAGTTTGGTGTTGATTTCTGCCGCAATTTTTGTGTTTTTGAATATTTTAAAAGGTTGGATGCTTTATCTTATCTATACATGGGTAGCCATCTACGGGGTTTTGGCGGCCTCACAATTTTGGGTATTGGCGAACTTGGTCTTCAATGTAAGGGATGCCAAAAGGTTGTTTGGATTTATTGGCTCTGGCGCCATCATGGGCGGTCTTTTTGGTGGTTACCTCACTTCTTTGTTGGCCCCTTGGTTTGGTAACGGAATCATGATGCTCCTTGCAGCTGCTTTACTACTTCTTTTACTCCCGCTCTTACAAAGTATCTGGAGCTTTCGCGTTACGCAATTGAATGAATTCAAGAAGAGCAAAACATATCCAACAAGTTCAGAAAAACCTTTTCAGCTGGTGAAAAATGAACCACATTTAAGAAATCTTGCAATGCTTGTTGGCATTAGCGTTTTGGTGGCCAAACTTGTTGATTACCTGTTCAGCGATTATGCTGCGAACGCCATTTCCGACCCAGATGAACTGTCTTCTTTTTTTGGGTTTTGGTTTTCGACCTTCAACTTGGTCTCTTTAGCATTACAATTATTTCTAACTCAGCGTATTGTTGGTGTTTGGGGGGTTGGTTTTTCCCTGTTACTGCTGCCCTTGGGTATCCTGGTGGGTAGCGTTTTTTTCCTTTTTCTGCCTGAGCTATCCGCTGTTGTTGCTATCAAGGCTATGGATGGTGTTCTAAAACAATCAATAAACAAAAGTGCTTTTGAGTTACTGGCTTTACCCTTGCCCTTTGATTTAAAGAATAGGACCAAATCATTCATTGATGTTGTCATAGATAGCTTGGCCACAGGTATCGCTGGCATTTTATTGGTGTTTTTGATAAAAGGTTTTGAGTGGCAAAGTTATCAGGTCACTTGGTTGATTATCGCATTGGTAGTGCTTTGGGCCTATTTTATTTTTAGGGTTCGCAAAACCTACTACAAAGCGTTCAGGGCTAACTTAAGGGGGCAAACTAATGAAGAAGTGGCTCCTCCGGTAGTCAAACAAATTTCCGTTTTGAAAGGTATGCGCAAGGTTTTTTCTGAAGGAAGTGAAAATCAAATCCTTTTTATGCTGGATAAGTTGATGGAAATTAATGACAAACGTTTCGCACCCGATGTTCGCAACCTTTTGGACCATCCTTCCATTAAAGTCAAGACATCGGCTATCAAAAATCTCTACTTTTTGGATAGTGCATCCATGCCATGGAACATAAACGAGTTACTTTCAATTGGTAATGAAGATTTGAACTTGGCGGCTATGGATTTTTTGCTTCTGCATTCTAGAAATGATCCTGAGGCTATTTTTTCATACTACCTTGAGCATAAGGATAAGAACATCTCTGAGGCGGCTCTTTTTTCGTTGGCAAAGGAATCGATAAATAACCGAAGGATGCAAAAACGATATGATTTGGAAAAACGCATTCAAAAAGGTGTGGACGATTCTGATGAGAATTTATCTCCTTATTTGATAAAGACCATAGGTGTTGCCGGGTTGACAAAATTCCACCCCCTACTCACCCAAATCTTGAATGGCCATGATGTGGATTTACAGATGGAAGCCATCGAAGCAGTGGGGTTAAGCATGGAATCATCTTTTGTTCCCCATTTAGTGGAACTGCTTCCAAAAAAAATCTATCGAGGACCAGTAATAGCTTCCCTAAGGAATTATGGACCTGGGGTGATGCCAGTTTTAGTAAGGATGGTAAAGGACCAAACGGTAAGCATCGAGGCGTGTAGGTTCATTCCCAAGGTCATTGAAAACTTTGGCAACCAAGAGGCCGTACAGCATCTTTTTCAATTGTTCAATGACGTAGATTTGAGCGTTCGATTGGAAAGTGTTCGTTCACTCAGTAACTTGCGTTCATCGCACCCCGAAATAAAGTTCAACCGTTTTGAGGTGGCCTCTAAGATTTATGAAGAGTGTAAACTTTTTCACCAGACCCTTAATGCAATGCACACCCAAATCATCATCTCGTACCGAAATCGCAAGAGTCCCCGGCATGAAGTTGAGCAAAAGGAACGGGAGGCCAGAACGTCACTATTAGAATTGTTGGAACGCCGTCTTGATGCTGCTTTGGAACGCATTTTTAGGTTATTGGGTCTGAAATATACTCAAGAGGATATCTCATTGGCCTTTGAAAGATTGACAAGTGATGAAGAAGAGCTTCGCTCCAATGCAATTGATTTTTTGGACAATCTGTTGACAGGAAACCTCAAACAACAGCTTTTTCTTATCATTGAAGAAGTAGTAAGGGATTTTTCTTCTGAAGAGACAATTCAGCGCATCAAACCAAAAATTCCCTCAGAAAAGGAATGCTTTGAACTGCTTTTAAAGATGCCTGATTTAAAAATGCAGTTGGCAGTTCTTTATCTTATAGGAAAACAGGTTGATAAAAGGTATTTACCTATTTTGGAAGATTTGTCCAGACAAGACAATTTAAAAATCAGGACTTTTGCGTTGAGTGCCATATCAGAAATAAATGCAGAAAACTAA